The Lutra lutra chromosome 10, mLutLut1.2, whole genome shotgun sequence genome contains a region encoding:
- the CNTF gene encoding ciliary neurotrophic factor, with protein sequence MAFAEHSPLTPHRRDLCSRSIWLARKIRSDLTALLESYMKHQGLNENINLDSVDGVPVASTDRWSELTEAERLQENLQAYRAFHAMLARLLEDQQVHFTPAEGDFHQAIHTILLQVAAFAYQLEELMMLLEHKIPPNEADGMPMIGGDGGLFEKKLWGLKVLRELSQWTVRSIHDLRVISSHQTGIPTHGSHYIANDKKI encoded by the exons ATGGCTTTTGCAGAGCACTCACCGCTGACCCCTCACCGCCGGGACCTCTGTAGCCGCTCTATCTGGCTAGCAAGGAAGATTCGTTCAGACCTGACTGCTCTTTTGGAATCTTAT ATGAAGCATCAGGGCCTGAACGAGAACATAAACCTGGACTCTGTGGATGGCGTGCCAGTGGCAAGCACTGATCGGTGGAGTGAGCTGACTGAGGCAGAGCGACTCCAAGAGAACCTCCAAGCTTATCGTGCCTTCCATGCTATGTTGGCCAGGCTTTTAGAAGACCAGCAGGTACATTTTACTCCAGCTGAAGGGGATTTCCATCAAGCAATACATACCATCCTGCTCCAAGTTGCTGCCTTTGCTTACCAGCTGGAGGAATTAATGATGCTCTTGGAACACAAGATTCCCCCCAACGAGGCTGATGGGATGCCCATGATTGGTGGAGATGGTGGTCTCTTCGAGAAGAAGCTGTGGGGCCTAAAGGTGTTGCGAGAGCTTTCACAGTGGACAGTGAGATCTATCCATGACCTTCGAGTCATTTCTTCTCATCAGACTGGGATTCCAACACATGGCAGCCATTATATTGCTAATGACAAGAAAATATAG